tgtaatatGATTAAACCTTGTTAATAGATAGACTCTTTACTATGATAACAATATAGTGTGGTGATTCACAATCAATTGTGAGTTGGATAGTCCTGAGTTTGAATTTAGCTGTATACTTTCTACTTGGtagatgatttttttgtttctagttCCTTACCTATAGAATGAGATTAATAATATCTCAGGGAGTTCAATGTAAAATATCATATTCTAGGCAGAATGTAGTAGAAGATCAACAAATGGGGTTTATAATGATGATAATAGCTGTTGAGCAAAGTATTTCACACATGGTATCTATTTAATCCTACAACATCCCTATGATGCAGGTACTGGAATTATTGCcatcatacagatgaggaaactgaagctttaGATAGAGAGACCCTAGGCCTATGAGTACgagctctggggccagactgcctgggtttgaagccCAGCTTGGCAAGGTTCTTTTTAGGAGACCTTCAACAAGTTACTTAAACTGCTCACCATTTCTGTTTCATTGTCTATGtcaatggggaaaataataatagttcctacctcataggattgttagGAAGATTAatttagagagattaaataatttttctgaggTCACACGAGAATTTAAACCCAGCTCTCACCGGCTCCAGAGCTCATGCTATTAACTCTTACCCTATATCAATCGaagaattggttaaaaaaaaaagccattgaaaTAATACAGTAGCAGTATCTTCAAGAGTATCTGCCatcagagagagacaaaaagtATATACAAGTGTGTGTGACGACAGGAACAGAAAGTTACCAGCAGGATATTAGTGTTCTTTTTATCTGACAGAAGATTAAGATGACAGAAACCATAATTTGAAATGTAGCGATCATTCCCCTGGCAAAAACAGAATGATCCTTTTATCCCTTCATCGTGAATCCTGCTGGGTCTATGCTAAGGCAAAGATgatactttattttcctctaCTTTGCTGCATACTTGAACTGTGTCAAGCAGCAGTGGTGGATTATAGTTAATGTCATTCAATATTGTCACATACAGTGTTTCATGAATTCCAGAGATATGCATTGAATACATGTCATATACTAAACAGTGAGCTATATGATATAATGTGAATTAGACCTTTTTCTGCAGAACTTTATAGTAACTACATGTCAGTGGTTTGAGCTATCTTCTGAAAGCATTAAAGCAGGTAACTTTTTAGTTTCTCAGATATTCTGGGTTAATGTGGGAACACATTGCAGGTAGCCAGTATCTAAAGGGAATTTGTGCTTCTCCTTCCCCAGTTGTGCTACACGGAAACAACCTGTTAGTGTTTGGAGGGACGGGTATCCCATTTGGTGAGAGCAACGGCAATGATGTCCATGTCTGTAACGTGAAGTATAAGAGATGGGCTTTACTCAGCTGTCGGGGGAAGAAACCGAGTCGTATATATGGACAGGTACCAATCTATGGCCAGTCATGGTGGATGtatttgtttggatttttctAGTTCCTGGGACAATGTCAGAATATTTATATTGCTACCAATTTTTTAATGGGGAATAAGTTCATTGTGATTACTATTTGGTTGTTCATTTCTGATATGAAATTGTAGTTTGTAAATCTGGTTGCttgccttctcctttcctttttgcaCTTACTCTTTGTTTCTAATCCAACTTAGGATCAGTGATCTAAACCTGTATGGAAGTTTCTTTAAATGTCAGGACCCTACCCACCCCAAGTGAGACATTGGGCAACATATGGTCAAGGTCCTGTCATCTTTAGAGTGATAGGATGCTTTGAAGAGTTTTCTACCCTAAGTAGTAGAGCAGATGATCTCTGTACTTGGTTAAGAAACTTTTATACAGATTTGAGCTAAAACACAGATTACATAGAAATTAGTTTCCAGTTAGATTTCAGTGCTTCAAGCCTTAGGTttgaaaagttatattttaaaagataggaaGCAGTTCACCATACATCAGAGACCCTTTGAGAGTAATGGGCTAAGCTTAAAACAGCCAAGCATTGGCTTCTTTCTCAACTAGCTGGCATTGGTACTGACAGCTTCTGAGCTATTTGTAGAGGCACAGACTGGATAACTGCATCCCACCACAGGAGGCATTTAAACACTAATAAATGACCATAACCATAGCCAAACTTGCACTGAGAAGAGTCTGGTGGAAAATATCAAGTTTTGGGGACTGCCAACTCTAGGCTTCTTACTTAAAGGATTTGGGTATCTTATTTTCATATCTGCTTCGTCCTCTTAAGAGCATTTTCTTCAGACTGCTTAGAAAGAAAAGCAGCCTTCAGTGGAAATGCTCATGTCCATGGTCTATAAATTCTTTGGTTGCCTAGGACCCCTAAGGATCATCTGATGTCCTTTGCCTGTCTAGGTAGAACTTACTTTTCATTGAGCAAAGTTTacctttctaaaaataatctCTGTAAATAATCTCTAAAATCTTTAGTCCTTTAAGGGTCTGATTTTTATAAGGTTAAAAAGTACAAGAAATTTTCATAAAACCTGATTTGGGAGTATCTAATAAGTTTATATTCTTTAATCAAGTGTTAACAAGGCAGTCTTGTTCATCTTTCTTCATTATCTAGGCCATGGCTATCATCAATGGCTCCCTTTATGTCTTTGGAGGGACAACTGGCTATATTTATAGCACAGACCTGCACAAATTAGACCTCAATACTAGAGAATGGACACAACTGAAACCAAACAACTTGTCCTGTGATCTACCAGAAGAGAGGTGAGATTATAGGATTAAagcatatttattctttcttgctAAGATTTGACGTTTTTTCAGAATATTGGCAATAAGGTTTGAAGAAAACCCTTTGGCTTGGTTAAAATAGTGAACTGGCTGTTCGATCCCAGTCAGCTTTAAAGAAAGGTCTTCTGGTGAGGGAATGATATTTCTCTCTGAACTATAGgcttttttcatgttatttcctCTTATACTTCAGTTTTCCTGCATTAGGAAGGTAGAAACCAATGGTAATAACTGTAACTAAATTTCATATTACAGGCAAAACACTCACTTTCTAGTTACTTTTTGATTTCCCTTCTTAACTTGCATATTAGGATTCTTTGGCTCATTTGTTTACAAGTGTATTCCTAGTACAGGGCACAGTGTCATGCCCGTAGGTAGTAGTCAGTGAATATTGactggatggataaatggatggatggaagggaggagggaggaaagatcattttttttaagtgctctgTGGTACACTCAAACATCACATGATTCTCTTAAGTTGCCTTCTAGTGGAAATCCTAgatctttcacttttctttcctaataGCAATTGCCTCTTCTTAGAATTAAACTCACTGgtaaacttaaattttttgcCCTCTAGTTTAAAAGCAAAGACAGTAAACAGTTTTTTAATCACTCTGTTTAGACTAACATCTCTTTGTTGCCCTTTAAATAAATGACATACAGGTGCTGAGGAAAACTCATCTCCAATGTAGTATGTTAGTGGGCTGATTATTGCAGAACTACCATGAGAGGACTTGGAGATGGCCTGTTACAGGGAATAATTTTGATGTAATTTATTATCAACACCAGGGCCTtcagggaaaggaggaaacaataagctttcaaagcattttcacatggTTGCTTTCTTTGAAGCATTTTATGGACATATTATAAACTGTTTCAGCTTTTAGCTAGACTGCTTAGATAAAAGTTCTGGTAGTTATTTCACATTATATTCACAGTTTTGTGTGGCATAATTTTTCTGATATCTTTTTATCTGTTAAATAAGCGTCTTAATTTGAAAGCCCATAGTCTAGGGTTTCTAATTAAATGTAGGCAGATCACTTTTTCAAACTCTGTAATAATTTCCCTCCTTATACAAAGTTATCACAAAAAGATTATAGAAAACGTAGAAAGGGGGAGGGCTTcccaaaaaaggggggggagggtataactcagtggcagaaCGCGTGCTTAATTAGCactcacgaggtcctgggttcaatccccagtacctctattttaaataaataaacaaacaaacaaataaataaacaaataaacctaattactttccccccaaaataaataaatcaataaataaaattgtacaaaaaattaaaatgttctaaaatttttttttagaaaatataaataagcaaaatgaagaaaatgaaaagcaaaatttaaactCAGAGATAACCAGGGTTAACATTTTGCATGTATTCTTATAGtcattttctgtacatttttgtatatctataaatttttaataagattATAGCCTATCTGCTCTTCTATAACTATTTTTTTCAGCTAATGACATGAAAAGAAGTTCTCAGTATATTAACCATCCTTTGTGCCTACATTCTTATTGGTTGCATACTAATCGATTTTATGCatattctataatttatttaactgattCACTATTATTAAACACTTGGGTTATTTATTAGCAATAATGATGCAGTAAAAAGCCTTGCAGCTAAATCTCAGGTagatcattttttcccttaattataaatgtattttattgtatattttcagATACAGACATGAAATTGCACATGATGGGCAGAGGATTTACATCCTGGGAGGTGGTACTTCTTGGACAGCTTATTCCTTAAACaaggtatattaaaaaaagaggggaagaaggCAGAGCAAGGCATGTGTTATGCTAAAGCAAGCTAATTCTGATActgtagatattttaattttcaagcaGGTTCTTCATCAACACCTATTTTGTGTTAGATGCTCTTTATAATTTAAGGTTGAACTCTGTGCCCCTGATATGCTTTCCAGTTGACAGTTGCATTATTATACACTGAAAATACAATATGAAAATTATCCCTCTATGCTAGGTAGGAAAGTCACTAAAAGGAAGCTATAGTAGCTTAAATAGGAGCAACTAATTTAGAACTGAAACCAGGATTCTCAGAATGTCACATCCCTCTCATTGTCAGTGCCATGtatctaaaaagaaaaggcatgttTAGGACTGCACATCACTAACTTCAGAAAGCTGAGCTCTGAAGGGCTTTCATTCATCCACCCCTGTGGCCTTCCTAAATCCACATATCCCAGGGGATGTCTGTAGGCTGCTGAGCTCCTGGTCTGCTTTGGAACCTTAACagtcttttttaagttttgtcaAAACTGCATTCCCATGTTTTCTTACCAGAACTTgcttttttctgttataaaaatgatacatgtttattgtagaaaatgaGGAAGTTGCAGAATTCCAacttttttacttcatttttttctaagatttaaaaataatgaaatcatataTGTGCTTAGTTTTCAATTGCTTAATTTAATCTTTTGCCTTATATTAGAATTAGTAAAGatcagaaaaaagcaaaggaatagaAGGCTTTTCAACCAAGAATATGTTTGTACAGGCTGTTGTGAAAAATCCAGTTTTCAGGCTAGCTAAAATTActtgtgtgtcttcttttttcctctctcttcaagATTCATGCATACAACCTTGAAACAAATGCATGGGAGGAAATTGCAACAAAGCCTCatgaaaaaataggtaaatttaaaatactgattcatttatctttagtaaatgtattttatagttttactaattctggaagggaaaaagtaattttattgcATTCCATGACAGTAAAATATCTGTTGAACTGATATTAGAAATTACTTGTATTCCTTAGTCCAATTATTATTCTTCCTTAGCAACTGAGCAGAGATTTTTGATGGGGATTACTGAATTCTGTGGAAGCGGGGAAATCTGGCTGGGATGAGAAGTAGGCACTTAAATCAAGATCTGCCTGTTTCTTTGTGGGTAACAAAGCTTGGGAAAGCCACTAGTAacccctgcccaccaccacctCACTTTGTTTTCCTGACACCTTAACATTGTACCATTATGATGAAACTTCTGATGACTTTATTTTAGTGTGAAATAAGGATTGGAAGGACTAGCACTGCTTAATGCAACAAAGGGATTGTTTTAAGTGAGTTATTTGTAGTATGTCTTCTGCTATATTATATCACCATTATTCCCAGTCTTTCTGTGAATAATGGAATTTCTGTGTTTATGTGTTTGGTAGGTTTTCCTGCAGCCCGAAGATGCCACAGTTGTGTTCAGATTAAAAATGGTAAGGATTTCAAATAGCATGCTGGTTCCATTTTTGTAATTGTATATACTgagaatattctatttcttaataaCTCCTTAAAAGAGGCATAATTTTGGGGAGAGTCTGTCTCTTATAGTTTCCATAAAGTTATGCCTCTCTCAGCAATTTTCATAAAGTAAACTAATGTGGTATTTGGGTCCCCTCAGTTATCAGAGAACTCAAAAGTAAATAAGCTTTTATGATACCACCTAATCTTTCAGCACCCCACCTCAACAGATGTCTGCACTTATGGTGGGTAAAAGTAATAATCTTGACATGCAGTAGAGACCTCAGTAGACATTGTATTAAAATTGTAGTAACTCCTTCAGAATGTTATTTCATAAAGTTTATTCTGTTCTCTATCTGATGCCAGATAGAACTCTTAGTTCATTCTTTGGCCATATTACAACACAGGCATTGTATGGCATCAGAAAACAGCTGCAGCTGCTTTATCTAAGTGTGATAAATGACTCCTCTTTGGACAACTTTCCTCTCTTGTGATTTACAGCTTATTTTATAGTTGGATGTACTACTTTAAATCTGAGGGGGAGGAAGGTATGTATAAATGAGTTTGATAGCCTATATCCTTTCAGCAGCTTAGTTCAGATTTTACTAAGATTATCCTGCCATCGCTAGTACAGAGGTGCTTTTTATTATGCTTCTGCTTTGGAGGCAAGATTTATAGACAGTGGCATTGGTCAGCTTTGCTTCTCTAAGAACGGAGCTGTACTTCTCTTGAATCCTAGCCAAAAAAGTTTCCAACGTGTTTTATAGTTTAATTAAGTATTGACTTATGCTTGGTCTAGACCTGAATTAAGATGTGTattcatttgattcttttgaGTCCACACACCATATAAATGGAATTCAGCCGTAGTTCTGAACATCTAGTTTGAAGGTTCACATAGTCTCTGTTACATGTTATCTAATTCGTTATAACTAACtgattttacaaaaacaaaaacaaacaaaaccacaacaatAAAAAACCTTTGATTTTAGGAAGGTTTTGTTCCTGACATAAATAACTGGTACAGATCAAATGAGGCTTTAAGCTATCCTCTTTGGGCTGAAGAAGATTTGGAAGAATGTCTTTTGTGCCCCAAACTGAACATTGTAGTGAATGTTTCCCCTCAAGTTGTCTACATAGAGAACATTTGTCTCTATGGGCAGATAAATGTCTGTCCTCTCCAggacattatttaaaaagaagagttcACTAACTGGCGGCCTGTAGATATGTTTTGTTTGGCTCATatgtgttttatcattttttgaattagtgaccaatacttaaaaagcaaaatgttttcaaaaagtaaaaatatttcacttttcaaaaaaatctagatttccaccttctctaaaaaaattgaagatcTGGCAGTTGCTGACCTTAAGTCCTACATGGTATCAATCAGCTAGAGCTGCATCGTCATCTTCCCCATTAGGGCATGTGCACTCCTGTTTGTTCCTTGGACctcctatttattttccttggacCTTCTTGCTCATTCACTATCTATGCCTAGCACCTGGAGCTACTGGAATTTGAGAACCCTGACATGAAGTCTTCTCAGACCGGCATCCTCAGCCCTAGCAAAGATCCCAACAGAGTGTCCAAACTCTAGTGAGGGACGAGATAGCAGCATGAGTGGCCCGCTAGCTGAAGTCTTCTGTGGTATGGGGAGAGCCACTGAACCAGTTCCCCTGTCCGCTAGCCATGAGAGCTACTGCCAGACGTGCTGTCGCTGTGGCTCTTCTCCTTGGTGTGATCttggctttctcttttcctgataGATGTGTTTATTTGCGGGGGCTACAATGGAGAAGTGATCCTGGGAGATATCTGGAAGTTGAATCTGCAGACTTTTCAGTGGGTCAAGCTCCCAGCTACCATGCCAGAGCCAGTGTATTTTCACTGTGCAGCTGTTACACCagtaagttttaattttcatatcttctttatGTAGTTGCAGAtgataaggaaatatttttagggatgttagcaagaaaaaaagattctggtATTAGCGAAACTTGGATtaagaatgtgtttttaaaaccttCATCCAAGCTAGCTCTTCctcaaagaaaagaggagaaaaactaTCACATACAAGCTTAAAAGAGCAGCATAATGTAAAAGAAATGCTACATGTGGCATTCGGGCCCTGACAGTGGTATCTGCCCTCCTGGGAGTGCAGAATAGTTTTATCCCCATGATGCCATGTTATTCAAGAGTCTACTAGTTTCTTGAGCTCGAAGacctttattttcatctttgtattcctagtATTTGACACAATGGATACTTAATATAGTCTTAGTTTAACATTTGTTGAAGTTGTTGAAGTAAAAACAATCTCTAGTTTTTCCCTTCGTAACTCATTCATTATTTAAACCTTTCTTGATCTCAGCACTATGTTGGAATTAATGAGAAATTTTTTGTTCCATCTCATCTTAATTTAGCCTACCATGAATTTTTTGCTGAATCTCCAGCCTGAGTATCTGTTTCTCTCCCACTTATATTTATCCTCTGTGACTGCCATTTGTTCATAGGCTGGCTGCATGTACATTCACGGAGGTGTGGTGAACATCCATGAAAATAAACGGACTGGGTCGTTGTTTAAGATCTGGCTGGTGGTGCCTAGCCTGCTGGAGCTGGCATGGGAGAAGCTGCTCGCGGCCTTCCCCAACCTGGCAAACCTCTCCCGAACACAGCTTCTGCACCTTGGACTCACACAGGGACTCATCGAACGCTTGAAATGAGGATTTCTGGACTGTTCATTGATACTGGAAATGTTAATTTAAAGAGACTCCTTTATTTATGGGCAGTGTAGAATGTGCTTCAAAGAGGATTGGTTACCCTGATCAAGGCCTTATTCAGAAAATACATCAGATGCCTTTCTGTAAATTGTTTTAAGTTTATGGAATCTCACTTTcccttgtgctttttttctttgcttctctccctcctgcctcagtacacacgcacatacacacatactcctTCTTCCTTGACAGAGCTGAGGGAAAGTCTGAAAGTACCTTAATAATGTTATGAatcaagataaaataaagaaaaatttaaaggaacTCTAACCATATTACCATGTGCTCTATAAATTAAAGCAACAtcatcaataaaaacaaaaattaaattaaaaaaattaaatccagcaacaacaacaagaagTTTTGGGGCTAGAACAAGAAGCTAACCTTGAGAATCCTGCAGGTTATAGGTAAAGCTAGATGTTTAACTTCCTGTTTTCAGATATATCTAATTGAGAAGCTGGATCTAATGGCAGCAGTGGTTGATGTCTTGCTGCATAGATACCAAACCTATCCTTTGACTTTGGAGGAAAGTTAAGCAGGTCACCAGCCCTTGATTAGTGATTTCTTTTCTAATCCTTATGGTGCCAGCAATGGTTAGAGTTGACTTGTCAGAAAACTTTATTGTGTGTTGTAGTTGTGCTGTTTGTTGTTGCTCTTAGAAATTATGGCACCAAGGACATTTCAAATCAAGAAACGTGGTGGTCAAAGTTCTTTGTTCTGGGCAGTTTTGAAATTCTCCTGTGCTTATTAATGGTTTCCAGTATCTCTTTGAGTTCATCATGAGGATTGTAGACCCTGAATGTGTGGCATAAACAGTGTGGGACACAAACGTAAGCTTGTAAGAAGCTGGAagagagcagggcaggaagggcTTCTGCTCTGGACTGTGAATTTTGACTGTCATGTTGGCCATTTCCTTTCAGGATTGTTTCTTTGTAACTCTGGGCCATACACCTGTCATATTCTCAGGCAATGGGTTTTATCTCTAGAAAGCCAGTTGGCCCATGATTTTTCTCTTAGctttttgtgttgtcttttttttctcttctttaatgtGCATGGTGCTGTGAGTAATTGCCTAGTAATTGGATAAAAGGTCTTGAGGGGAAAGCCACAGGTCATTCCTCTTGAAGAActaagtatcattttaaaaactagcaTGAGGAAGGAATGAAACTGAGAATCATTCACTTTTTGGTGTGAAATTTTAGTTCTGGTTTggtttgtgttgttttttatttctaaaaaagaaataatctaaattttcACTTGCTTTGCCATTAGGGTGCTAGAACACTTGAGCAAGGCACTGAGACATGAGCATTTGGAAGTCCTTAGGTGAATGAAAGGTGCTAAAGGCATGCAAGAGGGCACAGTGCTGATCATCTCGTTGGTTACATCACAACAGGAGACTCAGACTGGGGACAGGTTTTTCCTTTAAGTGCCTCTTTTTCATTTagcttttaaagttaattttctttttccttcatcccAGAAGCTCATGTGTGGATTTAAAATCACCTGTGAGTTATGGCTACAAAGTAACCATCTAGTGTTCAGTTCTGGGGAAGAGAAAACTGTGGCCTCTAGACTTGGACTCCTAACCTCCAGGCCTTATTATAACCTCCCATCCAAGTGAGATTGAGTTGATGGAGCCTGTGTTCTGCAAGGTCTTGTAACAGCCATTCATTTGTGAGTTTGGGTCCTTTTGGGGCGCTGAGGGGGtaggggagaggcaggaaaagGAGCAAGGCCTttagaggccccacctccaactTGCCATGACCAGTCTGGCCTTTAACCTGTTACCACCCACTGCTGTGCTTGGTCCAATGAGGAGCTCTCTCCAGAGCAAGCCTGCCTGAGCAGGTCCGTTAGTTTAAAACAAAGCTTTGTTGCATGACTCCAGTCTAGTCTCTagatattttggggggaaatatcCATAATTAAATAATTCACGCCACCTAAGGTGGTGAAATGGTCTTTGTCATGGGTTTGTATAGGGACCAAAGACTGAATGAATGCCTGGCCTCTGTGCTTATCCTTCCATGGTCCTTGGGATATAAGCAGGTCTCTAGTTCTGTGACACCAGAGAGCAGAAAGAGAGACTGGTTCAATCCACACTTGCTAGCATCCTTCTTAAAGCCTTCTGAAGGCAGTCTTCTTTGAGGTAGACTTTGGAGGCCTGACATCTAAGACCTTGTGTGTGATGTTTTCATAAAAGTATGTATCCTTGGtctaaaatgtcttcttttaattATAACACTAGTGAAAATGATGTAGTGTGATCAGTTCTGAGCGCTATAGAaccacacatgtgcacatgttCTGGATGCCAAATGAGACTGTGTGTATGATGACTTAAATGTAGATGATTAGGATTTTATATAGGGGGTCACCAGGCATTTTAGTATATCTATAACCAGCACTCTGAATTCCAGACACTGTTACTTGATTTAGGAAAGTTTAtgcctgctgcttctctgcctctttgagGTATTCCCAGCCATCTTACTGCAGTCCTGTAAGTTTAAGTGCAATATATAGAAACACATATGGATATATACAGATTATATATAAGGTGTGACTATAAAGCAGGTAGACTCCTTTTTTATCTGTCTTGGGGAAGCCAGCTCATTACTTTAGAGTCAAATTATACCAAAAATTTGAGATGTGATTGGCTGGCTTAGGCCAATTCTTGGTAGAGCTGGGTTTTCAAGTCCAGCATTTTCTTATTACAATTCTTAGAGACTTACTATTTCATGGATTTGTTAGAGTTGAGACTTTTCCCCATTCATCTTTGTACGATCTCATGTTTGCATAtcttcttacatttttctttgccCAGGAACAAGGAAGTCTACCTATAAGGAGTTTCCTAAATGGAGAATTAAAACCTAATATTTAATACTGTCAGTTCTCCCATGTATATACTAATTTATCTGTGAATGTAATACtttatgaaatgaagaaaatgatgctTGCTtcatttaataaagtattttccATATTCTGGAAAGTCTAAAAACCAATATAGAATAGATTGAAATTTTAACTGTTCTTCAGGGGCCAAACTGAAATCCTTTCCACTGgaagaataatcttttttttcaggGCCCTGGTGACATGATATAAAAATTTGCTCTAAACTATTCATGTCCATTACataactagattttaaaatataataaacctTAACATTTCTAAGCAAAAGTTATATTAACAGTGACCTTTGGTTACCCAGAGTAGCCAGAGTAAAGCACAGATAGTTGAAATCCATAGATAATCAGTGCTTCAACTTTTCTATCAAACAACTGATTCATTTATAGTTCTTCTTCCTCCCTACCCCTTTCCCACAAGCATTTCCTTTTCAATGGAGTGGGGCTAAtgtgtagttagaaactgaaaagcaagAACCATGGAGGGGCTAGAAACCAGCAAACATTTAAGTAGCCTGATTAGCTGTAGTTGGTCAACTGGATGACAGTTGTTGAATGCTGAGCTTAGATGTCACTCTTTACTCCTTTGCTTTGGCATAGTCTCCTGCCCTGAGCTCTAGGCTGTCTCTCCTGTAACCACCAAAGAACTCTTAGCACCTGTCGGAAGAAAAAGCTGTGTATGATGCATTTGAACACATTTCTTTGGCTCTTTGCAAATACTTGCTTTTCCACTATTCTTGAAGGAGCCTTACTTTTTCCTTAGGA
The Camelus ferus isolate YT-003-E chromosome 7, BCGSAC_Cfer_1.0, whole genome shotgun sequence genome window above contains:
- the KLHDC10 gene encoding kelch domain-containing protein 10 isoform X1, whose product is MSAAQGWDRNRRRGGGAAGGGGGGGSGAGGGSGGSGGRGTGQLNRFVQLSGRPHLPGKKKIRWDPVRRRFIQSCPIIRIPNRFLRGHRPPPARSGHRCVADNTNLYVFGGYNPDYDESGGPDNEDYPLFRELWRYHFATGVWHQMGTDGYMPRELASMSLVLHGNNLLVFGGTGIPFGESNGNDVHVCNVKYKRWALLSCRGKKPSRIYGQAMAIINGSLYVFGGTTGYIYSTDLHKLDLNTREWTQLKPNNLSCDLPEERYRHEIAHDGQRIYILGGGTSWTAYSLNKIHAYNLETNAWEEIATKPHEKIGFPAARRCHSCVQIKNDVFICGGYNGEVILGDIWKLNLQTFQWVKLPATMPEPVYFHCAAVTPAGCMYIHGGVVNIHENKRTGSLFKIWLVVPSLLELAWEKLLAAFPNLANLSRTQLLHLGLTQGLIERLK
- the KLHDC10 gene encoding kelch domain-containing protein 10 isoform X3; the encoded protein is MSAAQGWDRNRRRGGGAAGGGGGGGKKKIRWDPVRRRFIQSCPIIRIPNRFLRGHRPPPARSGHRCVADNTNLYVFGGYNPDYDESGGPDNEDYPLFRELWRYHFATGVWHQMGTDGYMPRELASMSLVLHGNNLLVFGGTGIPFGESNGNDVHVCNVKYKRWALLSCRGKKPSRIYGQAMAIINGSLYVFGGTTGYIYSTDLHKLDLNTREWTQLKPNNLSCDLPEERYRHEIAHDGQRIYILGGGTSWTAYSLNKIHAYNLETNAWEEIATKPHEKIGFPAARRCHSCVQIKNDVFICGGYNGEVILGDIWKLNLQTFQWVKLPATMPEPVYFHCAAVTPAGCMYIHGGVVNIHENKRTGSLFKIWLVVPSLLELAWEKLLAAFPNLANLSRTQLLHLGLTQGLIERLK
- the KLHDC10 gene encoding kelch domain-containing protein 10 isoform X2; this encodes MSAAQGWDRNRRRGGGAAGGGGGGGSGAGGGSGGSGGRGTGQLNRFVQLSGRPHLPGHRPPPARSGHRCVADNTNLYVFGGYNPDYDESGGPDNEDYPLFRELWRYHFATGVWHQMGTDGYMPRELASMSLVLHGNNLLVFGGTGIPFGESNGNDVHVCNVKYKRWALLSCRGKKPSRIYGQAMAIINGSLYVFGGTTGYIYSTDLHKLDLNTREWTQLKPNNLSCDLPEERYRHEIAHDGQRIYILGGGTSWTAYSLNKIHAYNLETNAWEEIATKPHEKIGFPAARRCHSCVQIKNDVFICGGYNGEVILGDIWKLNLQTFQWVKLPATMPEPVYFHCAAVTPAGCMYIHGGVVNIHENKRTGSLFKIWLVVPSLLELAWEKLLAAFPNLANLSRTQLLHLGLTQGLIERLK